The DNA window AGGACGACATTTGAAGAGCGTTTGAATTTGGCAAATCAGAAGATGGTGTAGAAATGTTTAGCTGGATTGCACTCACCTTGGTTGTCCAGCATTTTCCCTCTCCATTGTGGATTGCATCAACCAACCCAGTATAATTCCAATTCTTGATAACATTATAAGGTCCATCGTGGATCTCAACTTCAATAGTGTAACCGCCATTGTTAATGAGGAAGATGATAGTCCTCTGACCACATCGTACCATTGTTGACACATCCTGTGCGGTTACCTGCAAGCATTTATACTGTAATAAGGCACCAGAGCCATATCGCCACCTTTAATTACGTGGCCTAATTTAATTAATGTCTTGACAAGTTATCGCCAAAATTCTAGCACAATAAACAGATTTTATGAAGCACCATAGTTAACAAAATGTTCACATCGAATCCAAAACTCCACCCTCATACTTACTGTCAAGAAATCTATGCATACCTGAAAGCTACCATCCCCAATACAACCTATCACACGCTTTTGTTGCGCTGCTTGAGCATATCCAAGAGTCGCTCCCACTGACCAGCCGATGGATCCATATTGCATTTGGAACTCGTAACTGCAAAACCATATACCAGGAAGATTAAATATCAATTCCAGTACAATCAGACACGGAACATGCCTTGTTTCAAGCAAATGCTCACCCGCATCCCTCAGGCAATTTCAGCTTCTGGCAATTGAACCAGGAGTCCCCTGTCTCAGCAATTACCGCCGTATCGCCTGACATCATGTTCTGAATGTGCTGGAACAGAACATTAACCCTCAATGCCTCCTTAGGCTGACATTTCAGAGGATGTCCTTCTGGAACATAAATCCGCTCGTAATTCTCATAAGCAGTTGTGTTGCGCTTTAGCTTCTTGGCCAGCTCCCTCAGGAAATCCTTCATCAGAACACACCCAAAAGCAGGGCCGTTAGCAATGGTGACACGATCGGGCTGCACTATGATAGCTTTCTCTTTCTTCAGAAGCAGGGAGTAGCCAACAGAGCTGTAGTCATTGAATATGGGTCCAGCAAATATGTAAGCATCGGCTGACTCCACAATTTCAGCACAAAACGCGGTACTCACGGCGCCCCAGTAAGTACCAATGAAATGTGAATGCTGTTCAGGAACTAGCCCTTTGGCTGATGGCATCACTGCAAGGGCATATCCAGAAGCATCTGCCAATTCAACAAACGCCTCACATGCCTTTGCAACGCGCAGCTTGGGGCCTCCCACCATCACTGGCTTCACGGCCTTGTTCAAGAACTCTGCTGCTGCTTCCACTGCAGCCTCCAATCCCTTCTGATTACTCAATCTAcatcaaagaaaataaaatcaaatgcaaattCCACATGATAACTGGACTATCCATCCACATGCACATGAGCAGGCATCAGGAGAAACTCACTCTATCTGTCTCCATCTTTGACAGACATGCCCGGAAAAACATGTAAGCATCTAGTGTTTATTAGTTTATAAATTCTTGTGTGCATCAACAAAGACAAACCCCACTAAAAGTCATAAAAATATGCATCGCAGCCCATGCAGTGGTTTATACATTATAGTATTAGTATTTCACGGTCCACGGATACCACACCCACATCTTAGCGGTAAATATAGATCTAATGATTATTAATTAACTACAATCCTGTACATGATCTGAAGATTTTATCTACGTACTTCCATACGAGAAAAGTCATACCACCAGTCTCGTCTCCAGGTCTCACACAACAAATGTTAGAAGATTATTTGTTTTGTCAAATATAGTAAGAGGAGTCGGGCAAAAGCAAGCTTACTTGGGAGAGAGTGAAAACGGAACTGGTTCGCGGCTAAAGGTTGGGTGTGGAATTGCAGGCAAATTACAACTGATGCTGATATACACCGGTTTACTCTCCTTCAATGCCGTCGATATTGCCGTATCTATAGCCTCATGCGCATCCTCCAAATTATTCACGACAgcctaaaattaaaaaatttacaaaccaaaatacAAATAAGGAAAAATGCTCGAGCTCGTTAAATTCAGGAGTACCAATAGTAAAAACACGACAATGATGGATTAGACCTGGTAGCAAGTGACCGTTTGAAAGCAACGAAGTTCCTGGCTGAAATCGGGCAATCCGATGGTGTGATGGAGGATCCGGTTGGTTCCGTAGTCATTGGAGTTAGGACCGCCAACGATGCATATTACTGGAAGGTTCTCGCTGTAGGCACCGGCTATGGCGTTGAGTATGCTCAAGCCGCCGACGGTGAAGGTGACAACGCAGGCCCCGACTCCGCGGCACCTGGCGTAGCCGTCAGCCGCGTAGCCGGCGTTGAGTTCGTTGCAGCAGCCTACGAGATTGAGGCCCGGTTCAGCCAAGAGGTGGTCGAGGAGTGTGAGGTTAAAGTCGCCGGGAACGGAGAAGACGTCATTTACGCCGACCTGGACGAGACGGCGAGCGAGGTGGCGTCCGAGAGTGGAGTCAGCAGAGTTGAAAGAAATGGGAGATTGGTGGATGGTGACGGCGCCATTGGTGGGGAGACTACCGACGTCGTTGCTGAGTGGCTTACACGTGTCCAGTGCTCCGATCCTAGTGTCCATGTTTGCGACGGTGAGACGAGGACGGCGACGTCTAAGATGTCGGTTGTAGATGTAAGTAAAGAGTAGCGGAAGGAAAAAATGAGAAAGTTCGAGAAAGTTGGGGTGAAAAGAAGGAATTCCAGTCCGTTGAGCTATTAGTATTATATTTACCTTtgctcccttttttttttttgggtgggttCAATAAGGAAGGAAATTTTTTGCCTTGAGGAGCAGGTCTCGGCCTTTCGTTCTTTTGGAATGGGTGTTGATCGGTAAATGAATGTGGGAGCGCAAATATATATATGCGCGCGGTTGGCTGGCTGGTCTCAGTTCTCAAGCCCATAAGGGTTGTTTTGgcagaaagaaaaacaaacggAGGAAAGCGGAAACCAGGGGCGGTCTCACACAAAGGGTGCCTGATTTTTTTGCCATGGCGGTGTGGATCGGGTTGAGGCACGCCGCACTTGGTTTAGCGTAGCAGCTGTAtcctaattttcttttttttctctctctctctctctctcttttggtaaggacgataaaaaaaaaaaaaaaggcacagCAAAGCATGATTAGTGCATCCTTCTGTCATTTTCAGTATTAACCTATCAAGCTCACGAATTACTCAATTAAACTTCACTTATTTACAcgtgggtttgtttggatagcctcattatcccaaataatatttcgcttgcatcataaacacatttttcaacccaactttttatatttccaatcacctttgtatctcacatacatcacatcacaaaaagtgctacagtaatatTCACTAATCAGCTGGGATCTCAAATTCTCTGCCCCCTTTACCGGGTTGATAAAGACTGGGTTCGATGCCCCGTTGGTTTCCCCTCGTTGTTCCCTAGTATCAccaatccccaaaaaaaaaaaaaaaagtgaactcTTGTATTAATTCTAATCTCAAATTACCCGCAGGAGATGATAAGTTCGTCTATAAGTTAGTGATCAAATTTTGATGGAAATTGATTTACAAGAATGGCTATGTATGAAATATTGAGCACT is part of the Coffea eugenioides isolate CCC68of chromosome 6, Ceug_1.0, whole genome shotgun sequence genome and encodes:
- the LOC113773290 gene encoding pyruvate decarboxylase 1, whose protein sequence is MDTRIGALDTCKPLSNDVGSLPTNGAVTIHQSPISFNSADSTLGRHLARRLVQVGVNDVFSVPGDFNLTLLDHLLAEPGLNLVGCCNELNAGYAADGYARCRGVGACVVTFTVGGLSILNAIAGAYSENLPVICIVGGPNSNDYGTNRILHHTIGLPDFSQELRCFQTVTCYQAVVNNLEDAHEAIDTAISTALKESKPVYISISCNLPAIPHPTFSREPVPFSLSPKLSNQKGLEAAVEAAAEFLNKAVKPVMVGGPKLRVAKACEAFVELADASGYALAVMPSAKGLVPEQHSHFIGTYWGAVSTAFCAEIVESADAYIFAGPIFNDYSSVGYSLLLKKEKAIIVQPDRVTIANGPAFGCVLMKDFLRELAKKLKRNTTAYENYERIYVPEGHPLKCQPKEALRVNVLFQHIQNMMSGDTAVIAETGDSWFNCQKLKLPEGCGYEFQMQYGSIGWSVGATLGYAQAAQQKRVIGCIGDGSFQVTAQDVSTMVRCGQRTIIFLINNGGYTIEVEIHDGPYNVIKNWNYTGLVDAIHNGEGKCWTTKVRCEEELIEAIETATGAKKDCLCFIEVIVHKDDTSKELLEWGSRVSAANSRPPNPQ